In a single window of the Debaryomyces hansenii CBS767 chromosome A complete sequence genome:
- a CDS encoding DEHA2A03630p (some similarities with uniprot|P35192 Saccharomyces cerevisiae YMR021C MAC1 Copper-sensing transcription factor involved in regulation of genes required for high affinity copper transport): MILIDDVKYSCIECIRGHRSSSCRHHTRPLLQVRSKGRPNVHANGNPNHRIAVFAEEIDKNDNSGTGHGKGNCENKKIPVVILKASPKHVIDLNNGQIIGPYQDDITIDESSKPPLPIINSNSFINTTSCCLNGISKPKKSCGCCSNKTNKNINKSKILKTYLKKHMKPENERKFIDYSKSIQIKNENDDEDEISGNEHSVIIDNDNNKDNDKINSGNDNLLFDVVKIPSCSIPGSCGCDSNCACEGCFVHGNVSMNNLNNNQFSNLMNYANNNEIKMPHEIMSNYANKLSEMTNSQVENNISRGVTNSDTDINNVFANDILDTHNGTQNVHSLSQLGNIQNGDSLISNANTTSNNQTPNNYTNLVNDHMYTLQTDLAQQQPTNQNHSQKPIQRPLQGYTQGEHQVEKYIESNVCSCSNDCDCFNCETHGIINGMKLDDLFNHMMPGDYKDLINSIGDGTNTSNNSTDTPIIHSSSENVSSNSSESLDVNSGNGKTSNCCRK; this comes from the coding sequence atgatattgatagaCGATGTCAAATACTCGTGTATCGAGTGTATACGAGGACACAGATCAAGTCTGTGTCGGCATCATACTAGGCCATTACTTCAAGTAAGATCTAAGGGTAGACCAAATGTTCATGCTAATGGTAACCCAAATCATAGAATTGCAGTTTTTGCAGAGGAAatagataaaaatgataacaGTGGTACAGGACATGGCAAAGGAAATTgtgaaaataagaaaatacCAGTAGTAATATTAAAGGCCTCTCCAAAACACGTTATTGACTTAAATAATGGTCAGATTATTGGCCCATACCAGGATGATATCACGATAGATGAAAGTAGTAAACCACCATTACCGATAATTAATAGCAATAGTTTCATTAACACAACTTCATGCTGTTTGAATGGAATAAGCAAGCCGAAGAAATCATGCGGATGCTGTTCAAATAAGACGAAtaagaatatcaataaactgaagattttgaagacCTATCTTAAAAAGCATATGAAACCGGAGAATGAACGTAAATTTATAGACTATTCTAAACTGATACAAATAAAAAACGAgaatgatgacgaagacGAAATTAGTGGTAATGAGCATTCGGTAATtatagataatgataataataaagataatgacAAAATCAACAGCGGTAACGATAATTTACTATTTGACGTGGTTAAAATTCCTTCGTGCTCAATACCAGGGTCTTGTGGATGTGATAGTAATTGTGCCTGTGAAGGGTGCTTTGTCCATGGCAACGTTAGTATGAATAACTTGAATAACAACCAGTTTAgtaatttaatgaattatgcAAACAACAACGAAATAAAAATGCCCCATGAAATAATGAGTAATTACGCAAATAAGTTAAGTGAGATGACTAATAGCCAAGTAGAGAATAACATATCTAGGGGGGTTACTAATTCAGACACAGATATCAATAATGTCTTTGCGAATGACATTTTGGACACTCACAACGGGACACAGAATGTTCATTCCCTTTCGCAGTTGGGTAATATCCAAAATGGTGATCTGCTTATTTCCAACGCCAATACCacatcaaataatcaaacaCCGAATAATTATACGAACTTAGTAAATGATCACATGTATACTTTACAAACAGACCTAGCCCAACAACAACCTACAAATCAAAACCATTCGCAGAAACCTATACAGAGACCTTTACAGGGTTACACACAAGGAGAGCATCAAGTAGAGAAATACATAGAATCCAACGTTTGCTCCTGCTCGAATGACTGTGATTGTTTCAATTGTGAGACACATGGGATTATCAATGGAATGAAGCtagatgatttatttaatcATATGATGCCGGGAGATTATAAAGACTTAATTAATTCCATAGGAGACGGTACTAACACTAGCAATAATCTGACAGATACTCCAATCATTCATTCTTCGAGTGAGAATGTATCTAGCAATTCGTCGGAGAGCTTGGATGTTAATTCTGGCAACGGGAAAACATCCAATTGTTGTAGAAAGTAA